In Streptomyces durocortorensis, a genomic segment contains:
- a CDS encoding roadblock/LC7 domain-containing protein yields the protein MTTDMPSGQVSDLDWLLSGLVQRVPYTRSAVLLSADGLVKSVHGMDPDSADHMAALAAGLYSLGRSAGARFGDNGDVRQVVVELDSTLLFVSTAGSGTCLAVLSGREADAAVLGYEMAMLVKSVRPYLMTPLRQPAGAPFTPGL from the coding sequence ATGACGACCGACATGCCGTCCGGCCAGGTCTCGGATCTGGACTGGCTGCTGAGCGGGCTGGTCCAACGCGTGCCCTACACGCGCAGCGCGGTCCTGCTCTCGGCCGACGGGCTGGTGAAATCCGTGCACGGCATGGACCCCGACAGCGCCGACCACATGGCCGCCCTGGCGGCCGGTCTCTACTCGCTGGGCCGCAGCGCCGGGGCCCGCTTCGGGGACAACGGGGACGTCCGGCAGGTGGTCGTGGAGCTGGACTCCACGCTCCTGTTCGTCTCCACCGCCGGATCGGGCACCTGTCTCGCCGTCCTCTCCGGGCGCGAGGCGGACGCCGCCGTGCTCGGATACGAGATGGCGATGCTGGTCAAGAGCGTCCGCCCCTATCTGATGACCCCGCTGCGGCAGCCGGCCGGGGCCCCGTTCACTCCGGGGCTGTGA
- a CDS encoding DUF742 domain-containing protein, translating into MPAPQDGPLLDDAAGRLIRPYTVSNGRTRPSTAFDLLSLIMATGIEPDIPLGPEHTVALGLCDGPMSVAEIAAHLRLPAVVAKVILSDLVACGAVTAHAPAFHDTPTDRSLLEAVLDGLRRQL; encoded by the coding sequence ATGCCGGCCCCGCAGGACGGGCCCCTGCTCGATGACGCGGCCGGCCGGCTCATCCGCCCGTACACGGTGAGCAACGGCCGCACCCGGCCGTCCACCGCGTTCGATCTGCTGTCGCTGATCATGGCCACGGGTATCGAGCCGGACATCCCCCTCGGCCCGGAACACACCGTGGCCCTCGGGCTGTGCGACGGGCCGATGTCCGTCGCCGAGATCGCCGCACACCTCCGGCTGCCCGCGGTCGTCGCCAAGGTCATCCTCTCCGACCTGGTCGCCTGCGGAGCGGTCACCGCGCACGCTCCCGCTTTCCATGACACGCCCACCGACCGATCCCTGCTGGAGGCAGTGCTCGATGGTTTACGACGACAGCTCTGA
- a CDS encoding GTP-binding protein, whose amino-acid sequence MVYDDSSDSTGTSEFFPVALKVLVAGGFGVGKTTFVGAVSEIAPLSTEELLTQVSVGTDNLEGVESKTATTVAMDFGRITLSEEHVLYLFGTPGQERFWFMWDELSQGALGAVVLADTRRLAECFAAVDFFERRGIGFIVAVNEFDGAYRYEPDEVRAALDLGPEVPVVLCDARIASSGTGALVTLVQHLINATSAPAPLQTFGAHP is encoded by the coding sequence ATGGTTTACGACGACAGCTCTGACAGCACCGGAACCTCCGAGTTCTTTCCCGTGGCCCTCAAGGTCCTGGTCGCCGGCGGATTCGGCGTCGGCAAGACGACGTTCGTGGGGGCGGTCAGCGAGATCGCCCCGCTGAGCACCGAGGAACTGCTGACGCAGGTCAGTGTGGGGACCGACAACCTGGAAGGCGTGGAGTCCAAGACGGCCACCACCGTCGCCATGGACTTCGGCCGCATCACCCTCTCCGAAGAGCACGTTCTCTATCTGTTCGGCACACCGGGCCAGGAGCGGTTCTGGTTCATGTGGGACGAGCTCTCCCAGGGCGCGCTCGGAGCCGTGGTGCTGGCCGACACCCGGCGGCTCGCGGAGTGCTTCGCCGCGGTGGACTTCTTCGAACGGCGCGGCATCGGCTTCATCGTCGCGGTCAACGAGTTCGACGGCGCCTACCGCTACGAGCCCGACGAGGTCCGCGCCGCACTCGACCTCGGCCCCGAGGTACCGGTCGTCCTGTGCGACGCCCGGATCGCCAGCTCCGGCACGGGCGCCCTGGTCACCCTCGTCCAGCACCTCATCAACGCCACCTCGGCGCCCGCCCCGCTGCAGACCTTCGGAGCCCACCCGTGA
- a CDS encoding GAF domain-containing protein gives MTSFATGRMLLTPTDRNGPARARRLRTLDLGERPDASFDSFDAFADKVAEVTAAPFSMVNFIDENRQFFAGLHTPAGNRGGRDLGAAAAGSNRSGRYLARDHGYCPHVLVRRKALVLEDVCDYPRFAGNPVVDDIGIRSYLGAPLIDRTGIALGTVCAVDTVPRPWGRAGLDTIKSLAHELVRQIDHREGHHPL, from the coding sequence GTGACATCCTTCGCCACCGGCCGGATGCTTCTGACGCCCACCGACCGGAACGGTCCGGCCCGTGCGCGGCGGCTGCGCACGCTGGACCTCGGCGAACGCCCCGACGCCTCCTTCGACAGCTTCGACGCCTTCGCCGACAAGGTGGCCGAAGTGACCGCCGCACCCTTCTCGATGGTCAACTTCATCGACGAGAACCGGCAGTTCTTCGCCGGACTGCACACCCCGGCGGGCAACCGGGGCGGCCGGGACCTGGGAGCCGCCGCCGCGGGCAGCAACCGCAGTGGCCGCTACCTGGCCCGTGACCACGGCTACTGCCCGCACGTCCTCGTCCGGCGCAAGGCGCTCGTCCTGGAGGACGTCTGCGACTACCCGCGGTTCGCGGGCAATCCGGTGGTCGACGACATAGGCATCCGCTCCTACCTCGGGGCGCCGCTGATCGACCGCACCGGGATCGCGCTCGGCACCGTCTGCGCCGTCGACACCGTGCCCCGCCCCTGGGGGCGGGCCGGGCTCGACACCATCAAGTCCCTCGCCCATGAACTCGTCCGCCAGATCGACCACCGGGAGGGCCACCACCCCCTCTGA
- a CDS encoding substrate-binding domain-containing protein, whose translation MGLRAALREAGVRVREDMALAGFDDVPGVRESASPLTTVALPLTETGEQVIALASRAVGCGALPGTRTERDVVLRGSSGAPPGR comes from the coding sequence GTGGGGCTGCGGGCCGCGCTGCGGGAGGCGGGCGTTCGGGTGCGCGAGGACATGGCGCTCGCGGGGTTCGACGACGTCCCCGGCGTACGGGAGTCGGCGTCGCCGCTGACCACGGTGGCGCTGCCGCTCACGGAGACGGGCGAGCAGGTGATCGCCCTCGCGTCGCGGGCCGTCGGGTGTGGGGCGCTCCCGGGTACGCGGACCGAGCGGGACGTGGTGCTGCGGGGCAGCAGCGGTGCTCCGCCCGGGCGTTGA
- a CDS encoding transketolase family protein, translated as MDTMRDRFISTTTRLLDEEPRLAVVLADISADGFAAARRAHPDRVINVGIREQLLVGAGAGMALTGLRPIVHTFASFLVERPFEQVKLDFGHQGAGGILVSAGGSYDWPAGGFTHMAPGDVALLDTLDGWTVHVPGHPDEAEALLRASVTGDDRVYVRLSLQTNRQPRPVGGGQGFSVVREGRGGTVIAVGPLLDNVLTATEGLDVTVLYATTVRPFDAVGVRRAAGASAAADVVIVEPYLAGTSAAAAGEALMDLPHRVLGLGVGRAELRRYGRMDEHLTAHGLDPQGLRDRITGFLRP; from the coding sequence ATGGACACCATGCGCGACCGCTTCATCTCGACCACCACCCGGCTCCTGGACGAGGAACCCCGGCTGGCCGTCGTCCTCGCCGACATCAGCGCCGACGGCTTCGCCGCAGCGCGGCGGGCACACCCCGACCGGGTGATCAACGTCGGCATCCGGGAACAACTCCTGGTCGGGGCCGGAGCGGGGATGGCCCTCACCGGGCTGCGACCGATCGTCCACACCTTCGCGAGCTTCCTGGTGGAGCGGCCTTTCGAGCAGGTGAAGCTGGACTTCGGGCACCAGGGGGCGGGCGGGATCCTGGTGAGCGCCGGAGGCTCGTACGACTGGCCGGCCGGGGGCTTCACCCACATGGCGCCCGGTGACGTCGCCCTCCTGGACACGCTCGACGGCTGGACCGTGCATGTGCCGGGCCACCCCGACGAGGCCGAGGCCCTGCTCCGGGCTTCGGTCACCGGGGACGACCGGGTGTACGTACGCCTCTCGCTCCAGACGAACAGGCAGCCGCGGCCGGTGGGCGGCGGCCAGGGCTTCTCCGTCGTACGCGAAGGGCGCGGCGGAACCGTGATCGCGGTCGGCCCCCTCCTCGACAACGTCCTCACGGCCACCGAGGGACTGGACGTGACCGTCCTGTACGCGACGACCGTGCGGCCGTTCGACGCCGTCGGGGTACGCCGGGCCGCCGGTGCGTCCGCCGCGGCGGACGTGGTGATCGTGGAGCCGTACCTGGCGGGCACCTCGGCCGCGGCGGCGGGCGAGGCGCTCATGGATCTGCCGCACCGGGTGCTGGGCCTGGGGGTGGGGCGCGCGGAGCTGCGACGCTACGGGCGGATGGACGAGCACCTGACGGCGCACGGGCTGGACCCGCAGGGTCTGCGGGACCGGATCACCGGCTTCCTTCGCCCCTGA
- a CDS encoding transketolase encodes MTNTIAAPAHDHRPLTDRKAPAPAFQDLPRLLSLMTGAEKHAPAAHSTLDALWVLYNRVLRVTPATVDAPGRDRFLLSKGHGPMAYYAVLAAHGFFDEELLPGFGSYDSPLGHHPDRLLVPGAEIGSGSLGHGLPLAVGTVLGLRAQGLTDPRVWVLIGDAELDEGSNHEAIAHAGPAGLEQLHTLVIDNASATHGWPGGIASRFASAGWSAVTVDGRDHEALYAAFTAPHPGRPRAVVAWVEPKN; translated from the coding sequence ATGACGAACACAATCGCCGCACCGGCCCACGACCACCGCCCCCTCACCGATCGGAAGGCTCCCGCCCCGGCCTTCCAGGACCTCCCTCGCCTCCTCTCCCTGATGACCGGGGCCGAGAAGCACGCCCCCGCCGCCCACTCCACGCTGGACGCCCTGTGGGTCCTCTACAACAGGGTGCTGCGGGTCACACCCGCCACCGTCGACGCCCCCGGGCGGGACCGCTTCCTGCTCTCCAAGGGGCACGGGCCGATGGCGTACTACGCCGTCCTCGCGGCACACGGGTTCTTCGACGAGGAGCTGCTGCCCGGCTTCGGGTCGTACGACTCGCCGCTCGGGCACCATCCGGACCGGCTGCTCGTCCCCGGCGCGGAGATCGGCAGCGGGTCCCTGGGCCACGGGCTGCCGCTGGCCGTCGGGACCGTGCTGGGATTGCGGGCCCAGGGGCTCACCGACCCCCGGGTGTGGGTGCTGATCGGCGACGCCGAGCTGGACGAGGGCAGCAACCACGAGGCCATCGCCCACGCGGGCCCGGCCGGTCTCGAACAGCTGCACACGCTGGTGATCGACAACGCGTCCGCCACCCACGGCTGGCCCGGCGGGATCGCCTCCCGGTTCGCGTCCGCCGGGTGGTCGGCGGTGACCGTGGACGGCCGTGACCACGAGGCCCTGTACGCAGCCTTCACCGCACCCCATCCGGGCAGGCCACGGGCCGTCGTGGCCTGGGTCGAGCCCAAGAACTGA
- a CDS encoding tyrosine-type recombinase/integrase translates to MTAERAVVPVGVRLTTDIEYRPDRPHPYRARGRWFDPATKRRLSLSEGKADEDEAQEWLQSIIEAAEAGLSPSLATMKLAEYGNANMDLALRGLELKTLDPYLAGWRMRVVPSLGHLAVRMITNGAVDRTVQNWIADELSRSTVKNTIAVLVRVMEQAVRDGIIKVNPARVTGWQKLYKQTEDELLDPRALALPDWETLLALADALVAASHDEYRGWGDVVIFAACTAARIGEISGCRVGDIDTTQWIWTVRRQTTPAPGGLTDKGTKGKRARKVPIVEEIRPLVAQRILSAGPNPNARLFTGPRGGRISTAVLRDATHWDTVVTKLGYEHLRRHDLRHTALTWFADAGVQVHVLRRIAGHGSLTTTQRYLHPDVHKITAAGTALSAHFSALRAPRSLPGPIVMTR, encoded by the coding sequence ATGACGGCCGAGAGAGCCGTTGTGCCGGTCGGTGTCCGACTCACGACCGACATCGAGTACCGGCCTGATCGCCCCCACCCCTACCGAGCGCGGGGCCGCTGGTTCGACCCGGCTACGAAGCGGCGCCTGTCCCTGTCGGAAGGAAAGGCGGACGAGGACGAAGCGCAGGAGTGGCTCCAGTCCATCATCGAAGCGGCTGAGGCAGGGCTGTCCCCGTCGCTCGCCACCATGAAGCTCGCCGAGTACGGCAACGCGAACATGGACCTCGCGCTGCGAGGGCTGGAGTTGAAAACACTCGACCCCTATCTCGCCGGCTGGCGGATGCGCGTCGTGCCCTCCCTGGGCCACCTCGCGGTCCGCATGATCACCAACGGCGCTGTCGACCGCACCGTGCAGAACTGGATCGCCGACGAGCTCAGCCGCTCAACGGTCAAGAACACCATCGCCGTCCTGGTCCGCGTCATGGAGCAGGCAGTGCGTGACGGCATCATCAAGGTGAACCCCGCCCGGGTGACCGGCTGGCAGAAGCTCTACAAGCAGACCGAGGACGAACTCCTCGACCCACGCGCGCTCGCCCTGCCCGACTGGGAAACACTCCTCGCACTGGCCGACGCGCTCGTGGCCGCCTCCCACGACGAGTACCGCGGCTGGGGAGACGTGGTCATCTTCGCCGCGTGCACCGCCGCACGGATCGGCGAGATCTCCGGCTGCCGCGTCGGAGACATCGACACCACCCAGTGGATCTGGACCGTGCGCCGCCAGACCACACCCGCCCCCGGCGGGCTGACCGACAAGGGCACCAAGGGCAAGCGGGCCCGCAAGGTTCCCATCGTCGAGGAAATCCGCCCCCTCGTCGCCCAGCGCATCCTGTCCGCCGGCCCCAATCCGAACGCCCGCCTGTTCACAGGCCCACGCGGCGGACGCATCTCCACCGCCGTCCTGCGCGACGCCACACACTGGGACACCGTGGTCACCAAGCTCGGCTACGAACATCTGCGCCGCCACGACCTCCGGCACACCGCACTCACCTGGTTCGCCGACGCCGGGGTCCAAGTACACGTCCTCCGCAGGATCGCCGGCCACGGCTCACTGACCACCACCCAGCGCTACCTCCACCCGGACGTCCACAAGATCACGGCCGCCGGGACGGCGCTCTCGGCCCACTTCAGCGCGCTGCGCGCACCACGCTCACTGCCGGGCCCCATCGTCATGACCCGCTGA